Within Spinacia oleracea cultivar Varoflay chromosome 4, BTI_SOV_V1, whole genome shotgun sequence, the genomic segment atttcctaagtataggaatgggctgttgttctccaaagggactaataatctccatgcttgggcgaacgacgATGCACCATTCTTGAAATGACTTatattattttgctaagtatagGAATGGGCTGGTGTTCTCCAAAGGGAGTAATGatccccatgcttgggcgaacgatgatgccCCATTCTTGAAATGACTTAGATTAATTTGCTAAGTATAGGAATGggttgttgttctccaaagggactaatgagccccatgcttgggcgaacgatgatgccCCATTCTcgaaatgacttagattattttgccaAGTATATGAATgggctgttgttctccaaagggactaatgagcaccatgcttgggcgaacgatgatgcaccattcttgaaatgaattagattattttgctaagtatagGAATGGGCTgctgttctccaaagggactaatgatcCCCGTGCTTGGTTGAACGATGTTGCACCATTATTGAAATGACTTAGATTAATTTGCTAAGTGTAGGAATGggttgttgttctccaaagggactaatgatccccatgcttgggcgaacgatgatgcgccattcttgaaaTGACTTAAATTAATTTGCTAAGCATCGGAATGAATTCATGTGCTTGAACCTGGCTTGTCTTCTCCTTTTGACGTGCGCTGAGCTTGCCTAGCAAATGTTTGGCTTCTACTTACAACATTATAAAAAGATGAAAAATTTGCTAAGTAATTTTATCAGCCGAGCTCTTTACTATTGCCTTGAAAAATTGAAACCTTGTTTACAATGATGGGATGTTTATTAATTCTTTGGAGAGCTTACATGCATCTTGCACCCATATTAATCATTGAAAACTATGGCTACGAGCTATAAAGCTAAGTACTTTTGGGAAAGCGAAAAAATACTTAGGAAatcaaacataaaaccttaTGAGGTTGTCGGCGTTCCATGGGCGAGGTAGAGCCTTGCCTTCAGGAGTTTCGAGGCGGAATGTTCCTGGCCTCACTTGCTCGGTCACCTTGTAGGGTCCTTCCCATTAGGAGCCAACTTCCCCATGTCGGATTGTCTACCTATTGACTCAATGTTCCTCTGCACCCGATCTCCTTGGCTGATGGGCTTATGCTTAACTCTCCTGTTGAAGTGTCTGGTCATCTTTCTTTTCTAGGCGATGGACTTGAGTAGGGCATCACCCCTCATTTCAGGAAGCAAGTCTAGGCTATGACTCTTCTTTTTCTCGTTTTCCTCGTAGTCGTAGAATGTCACCCTTGGACTTGGGATACCCACTTCTACAGGAAGGACAACTTCACTTCCATACACGAGCTCTCAAAGGGGGATCGCCCGGTAGCGTCCTTGTTAGTGGTTCCGGCTGACCAGAGCACCCCAGGGAGGTCATCTACCGAATTCCCTTTGGATCCTTCTAGCATGGTCCTGAGCCCATGTAGTATGATCTTGTTTGCGGCTTCTGCTTGACCATTTGTCTGTGGTCGAGATACAGCACTAAAGTAGGTGCGTATGGCAAACTGCTTGCAATATGCTATGATAGGCTTGCTGTTGAATTGCCTCCCATTGTCGGAGATCAAGGCACGAGGGACGCCGAAGGGAGTGATTATGTTCCTCCAGATAAACTTCTAGATCTGTTTGTCAATAATGAATGCAAGAGGCTCCGCTTTaatccatttggtgaagtaatcaatgGCCACCAAAAAAATTTCCTTTGCCATGTGGCAGCAGGGAAAGGGCCTAGGAGGTCCATGCCCCACTGATCGAAGGGTAATGTAGCAATGATGGCTGTGAGTTTGTTGGAAGGTAGGTGTTGGACTTGAGCATACTTTTGACACTTTTTGCAATGACGGACTAGCTTCTCTACGTCTGCTTGGAGGGTTGGCCAATAGAACCCGGCTCTGAGTGCTTTTCCAGCGGTGGTTCGAGACCCTTGGTGGCTTCCACATACCCCTTTGGTGTATTTCTCTCAACACATAATCACCATCTTCGGGGGTAATGCACCTGAGGAGTGGGTGTGTGTAAGACTTCTTATACAGGTTATCTTCATACCACACGAACCACTCAGCATGTTTCTTTACTTGGGATGCCTCTTTTTCATCCTCGGGCAGCTGATGGCTTCTGTTGTAAGCCACTATCTGATCCATCCAAGTGTTGGATCGATCAAGGTAGTTGACCGCCAGCATGTTGATGCTTGGCTCCTTCAGCACTTCCCACATGATGGTTCTAGGGGCGAGTCCTTCTACTGAGCTGGCCATTCTTGCCAAGGCATCTGCCTGTGTATTCTCTCCCCTTAGGacatgttgaattttgaattcaGCAAGTGTGGTGCTCATGTTTTTATCCTTGTTTAGATACATCCGCATGCTATCTTCCTTAGCCTCATATTCCCCGGTCATTTGCCTCACAATGAGTTGGGAGTCGGAGAAAGCATGGATAGTGTTTGCTCCAGCCACTTGACATAGCTCTAAGCCAAGGATGAGGGCTTCATATTCAGCTTCGTTGTTTGAGGCATTGAAATCGAATTTCACAGCATATTTGAACCTTTCCCCCGAGGGAGATATGACGAGGATACCTGCTTCACTACCTGACATCGAGGAGGACCGGTCCACATATAGGACCCAAGGTGTGGCATCGAGACTTTGCTCAGGGCGGTTTGTACACTCGGCAATGAAatcagccaaggcttgggcttTGATTGCTCTTCTTGGCTCGTACTCTAATCCGAAATCGGCGAGTTGATCGGCCCAGTCAGTCATTCTGCTTGAGTGATTTCTCCCCTCTATGATCTTCCGAATTGGCTGACTTGTAAGGACCTTGATGGGGTGTGCTTGGAAGTAGGGCTTGAGTTTCCTACTAGCCATTACGAGGGCAAACACAAGTTTCTCTATGTCGGATTATCTGGACTCGACCCCTCCGTAGGCGTGGCTGACAAAGTACACCGGATGTTGGATCTTTTCTCGCTCAGCTACCAAGACAACATTTAGTGAATACTCATATACGACCAAGTATAAGTATAGGGATT encodes:
- the LOC110796397 gene encoding uncharacterized protein; this encodes MASRKLKPYFQAHPIKVLTSQPIRKIIEGRNHSSRMTDWADQLADFGLEYEPRRAIKAQALADFIAECTNRPEQSLDATPWVLYVDRSSSMSGSEAGILVISPSGERFKYAVKFDFNASNNEAEYEALILGLELCQVAGANTIHAFSDSQLIVRQMTGEYEAKEDSMRMYLNKDKNMSTTLAEFKIQHVLRGENTQADALARMASSVEGLAPRTIMWEVLKEPSINMLAVNYLDRSNTWMDQIVAYNRSHQLPEDEKEASQVKKHAEWFVWYEDNLYKKSYTHPLLRCITPEDGDYVLREIHQRGMWKPPRVSNHRWKSTQSRVLLANPPSRRREASPSLQKVSKVCSSPTPTFQQTHSHHCYITLRSVGHGPPRPFPCCHMAKEIFLVAIDYFTKWIKAEPLAFIIDKQI